In Planctomycetaceae bacterium, the sequence CAATGAGCGCAGAAGACGCCAAACAAATGCTGCTCCAGAAACTTGAAGATGAATGCGAACACGAAATGAACGGCATTATCCAGAGAAAAATGGAGGAGATGAATGAGATAGCAGAGGACAAAGGCAGAGAAATTATCAGCTCGGCCATTCAGCGGTTCGCCGCAGATCAGACCTGCGAAGTAACGGTATCTACAATCGACATTCCCAGCGACGATATGAAAGGCAGAATCATCGGCAGGGAAGGCAGGAATATTCGCGCATTTGAAAAAGCGACCGGCGTTGATGTTATCGTCGATGACACGCCTGGCGTTATTGTTATCAGCGGCTTTAATCCGATAAGACGCGAAGTTGCCCGCCAGTCGATGGAAAAACTCATTCAGGACGGCAGAATTCACCCGAGCAGAATCGAAGAACTCGTCGCTCAAACAAAGAAAGATGTTATTAACAAAGTAATGCAGGTCGGCAAAGAAGCGTCTGTCGAAGTTGACGTTCGCGGATTGAACAATAAAATCCTTATGGAAATCGGAACGCTGAATTACAGAACAAGCTACGGCCAAAACGTTCTGCGGCACAGCGTTGAAGTCGCATTCCTCGCACAGGTAATGGCTGATGAACTCGGACTCGACGGTTCAATCGCACGACGCGCGGGCTTCCTGCACGATATCGGCAAAGCGATGGACCACGAAATCGAAGGCGGCCATCCGGAAATTGGCGCAAACTTCCTCAAGAGGTTCAGTGAGTCTTCGATAGTGCTCAATGCTGTCGCGGCACATCACGGCGATATTCCTGCGGACAATCCATATACTCCGCTTGTTGCCGCCGCCGACGCAATCAGCGCATCGCGTCCGGGCGCAAGACGCGAAACACTTGAACGATATATCAAACGACTTG encodes:
- the rny gene encoding ribonuclease Y, translating into MFTLAQASGLTSVIIAVAGVLCGGILAVVAGKIIGSIKQSTLNKRLALQTEQAKRDAGEIIKAAKIEATAEALKKKEEFTSEINQAKAELRDAERRLTKHEDAIERQNDILSQREKGLTQTENNLKNRSNQLDEREKEINGIITQQKNQLLKISAMSAEDAKQMLLQKLEDECEHEMNGIIQRKMEEMNEIAEDKGREIISSAIQRFAADQTCEVTVSTIDIPSDDMKGRIIGREGRNIRAFEKATGVDVIVDDTPGVIVISGFNPIRREVARQSMEKLIQDGRIHPSRIEELVAQTKKDVINKVMQVGKEASVEVDVRGLNNKILMEIGTLNYRTSYGQNVLRHSVEVAFLAQVMADELGLDGSIARRAGFLHDIGKAMDHEIEGGHPEIGANFLKRFSESSIVLNAVAAHHGDIPADNPYTPLVAAADAISASRPGARRETLERYIKRLEKLEEIAKQFPGVENCYAIQAGREIRVIVDANNVNDESAAKTARDIAKKVEDELTYPGEIKVTLLREVRCVEYAR